Proteins encoded within one genomic window of Haladaptatus sp. QDMS2:
- a CDS encoding extracellular solute-binding protein → MDSRDTSGASETGGRKRRAESAGTSRRRFLQSAGVTAGIASLAGCTDFLSGESDEPGNNTTTTSDFGQIGSGRTGDQIQGGTSMQDMPDLSGEITVYSGRGEALVGELISYIEGLYPDLTIQPRYEGSSQLVQKILNEGENSPADVFFSVNAGSLGFLKDEGRTVELSDEITGMVREEFHDPDGNWVGTSGRARTIPYNTDTFSESDIPTDIMAFPDADQFSDDIGWAPSYGSFQAFVTAMRILNGREATKQWLEGMIELGVQEYTDEFAIALAVADGEISAGFTNHYYIQRVLADREDAPLATAFTEGDAGAIFNVAGAAVVDTAQDQEMAANFVRHLLSAEAQAYFATTTYEYPLIPEVEPIGDLPTIDELNPPADLDLTQLSDIRPTLDLMREVGISV, encoded by the coding sequence ATGGATTCGCGAGACACGTCCGGCGCCAGCGAAACTGGCGGCCGGAAGCGTCGGGCAGAATCGGCTGGCACGTCACGACGACGATTTCTGCAGTCTGCCGGCGTCACCGCTGGCATCGCATCGCTTGCCGGGTGTACTGACTTCCTCTCGGGCGAGAGTGACGAACCCGGAAACAACACCACGACCACCTCGGACTTCGGGCAAATCGGTTCCGGGCGAACCGGCGACCAGATTCAGGGCGGCACCTCGATGCAGGACATGCCGGACCTCTCCGGTGAGATTACCGTCTACTCCGGGCGCGGCGAGGCGCTCGTGGGCGAACTCATCTCCTACATCGAAGGGCTGTACCCCGACCTGACCATTCAGCCACGGTACGAAGGGTCAAGTCAACTCGTCCAGAAGATTCTGAACGAGGGCGAAAACAGCCCCGCAGACGTGTTTTTCTCCGTGAACGCCGGGTCGCTCGGCTTCCTCAAAGACGAGGGACGCACCGTGGAACTGTCCGACGAAATCACGGGCATGGTCCGAGAAGAGTTCCACGACCCCGACGGAAACTGGGTCGGCACCTCCGGGCGCGCGCGGACGATTCCGTACAACACGGACACGTTTTCCGAATCGGACATCCCGACGGACATCATGGCGTTCCCCGACGCAGACCAGTTCAGCGACGATATCGGCTGGGCCCCCTCCTACGGGTCGTTCCAGGCGTTCGTCACCGCCATGCGCATCCTGAACGGTCGTGAGGCCACGAAGCAGTGGCTCGAAGGCATGATAGAACTCGGCGTCCAGGAATACACCGACGAGTTCGCCATCGCCCTCGCCGTCGCAGACGGGGAGATTAGCGCCGGCTTCACGAACCACTACTACATCCAGCGCGTGCTCGCAGACCGCGAAGACGCCCCACTGGCAACCGCTTTCACCGAGGGCGACGCTGGCGCAATCTTCAACGTCGCAGGCGCGGCCGTCGTGGACACCGCACAGGACCAGGAGATGGCCGCAAACTTCGTGCGCCACCTGCTCTCCGCCGAGGCACAGGCGTACTTCGCCACGACGACGTACGAGTACCCACTCATCCCCGAGGTCGAACCCATCGGCGACCTGCCGACTATCGACGAACTCAACCCGCCTGCGGACCTCGACCTCACCCAGTTGTCCGACATTCGCCCCACCCTCGACCTGATGCGCGAAGTCGGAATCAGCGTCTAA
- a CDS encoding iron ABC transporter permease codes for MAPETDSLFARVTSSESELPLGLTLLSGAIAAAVVFPLIWILANALEVGAGTAIDLLTRETTLRVFLNSTLLVAVVTGASILFAVPLAFLTVRTNLPLKRFWTVALSMPLVVPSYIGAFAFVSAFGPRGELQTMLAPLGIEKLPEIYGFTGAALVMTLYTYPYVFISTRAALKTMDARLVDAARTLQHSRWEAFRRVTIPQIRPAVTAGALLVALYTLSDFGTPAIMRFDVFTKVIYAEQNSLSTFGQDLAALLSLQLVVVTFVILAVESRVRGGDNIATNRASTRGAMVRLGKWKWPALALCLSVAGLALVVPVGILMAWLIRGGSSSAAASLEFQWQYAFNTVGVSAIAALVAGLAALPIAYLAVRHRSRASWLIERASYVGYAVPGVVMGLALVYFGARYGGRFYQQELILFPLLIFAYVVRFLPQAVGSTRAGFLQVSPTLSDAARTLGRSPVAAFREVTLPLVAPGLIGGALLVFLTTMKELPATLLLRPTGFKTLVTHIWSAQASGHFGHAAIPALVLVVVSAVSMLVMLAMEGYDVK; via the coding sequence ATGGCACCAGAAACAGACTCGCTGTTCGCCCGCGTGACGAGCAGCGAGTCCGAACTCCCACTCGGCCTCACGTTACTGTCTGGTGCCATCGCCGCCGCCGTCGTCTTCCCGCTTATCTGGATTCTCGCGAACGCACTCGAAGTCGGGGCCGGAACGGCCATCGACCTGCTCACTCGCGAGACGACCCTCCGCGTTTTCCTCAACAGCACGCTGCTCGTCGCCGTCGTCACGGGCGCGTCCATCCTGTTCGCCGTCCCGCTCGCCTTCCTCACCGTCCGAACGAACCTCCCGCTCAAGCGGTTCTGGACGGTTGCGCTCTCGATGCCACTGGTCGTTCCGAGCTACATCGGCGCGTTCGCCTTCGTCTCCGCGTTCGGCCCACGGGGCGAACTCCAGACGATGCTCGCACCGCTCGGCATCGAGAAGCTCCCCGAGATTTACGGCTTCACGGGTGCGGCGCTCGTGATGACCCTGTACACCTACCCCTACGTCTTCATCTCCACGCGGGCGGCCCTCAAGACGATGGACGCCCGTCTCGTGGACGCCGCCCGCACGCTCCAGCACTCGCGCTGGGAGGCGTTCCGTCGCGTCACGATTCCACAGATTCGCCCGGCGGTCACCGCCGGCGCACTCCTCGTCGCTCTCTACACGCTCTCTGATTTCGGGACGCCGGCAATCATGCGCTTCGACGTGTTCACGAAGGTCATCTACGCAGAACAGAACTCCCTTTCGACGTTCGGTCAAGACCTCGCCGCGCTGCTCTCGTTGCAGCTCGTCGTCGTGACGTTCGTCATCCTCGCTGTCGAGTCCCGCGTGCGCGGCGGCGACAACATCGCCACGAACCGAGCTTCGACCCGGGGCGCGATGGTACGCCTCGGGAAGTGGAAGTGGCCCGCGCTCGCCCTGTGTCTCAGCGTCGCCGGCCTCGCGCTCGTCGTTCCGGTGGGCATCCTCATGGCGTGGCTGATTCGCGGCGGGTCGTCCTCTGCGGCCGCGTCGCTCGAATTCCAGTGGCAGTACGCGTTCAACACCGTGGGCGTCTCCGCCATCGCCGCGCTCGTGGCGGGTCTCGCGGCGCTGCCCATCGCCTACCTCGCCGTGCGCCACCGCTCGCGGGCGTCGTGGCTCATCGAACGCGCCTCTTACGTCGGCTACGCCGTCCCGGGCGTCGTGATGGGCCTCGCGCTCGTCTACTTCGGCGCGCGCTACGGGGGGCGATTCTACCAGCAGGAACTCATCCTGTTCCCGCTGCTCATCTTCGCCTACGTGGTGCGCTTCCTGCCGCAGGCGGTCGGTTCGACTCGCGCAGGGTTCCTGCAGGTCAGTCCGACGCTCTCTGACGCCGCCCGCACTCTCGGGCGCTCGCCGGTGGCCGCGTTCCGCGAGGTGACGCTGCCGCTTGTCGCACCCGGCCTCATCGGCGGCGCACTGTTGGTCTTCCTCACGACGATGAAGGAACTGCCGGCGACGCTGCTCCTGCGGCCGACGGGCTTCAAGACGCTCGTCACCCACATCTGGTCTGCACAGGCCTCTGGCCACTTCGGGCACGCGGCCATCCCCGCGCTCGTGCTCGTCGTGGTCTCTGCGGTGTCGATGCTCGTGATGCTCGCGATGGAGGGATACGATGTCAAATAG
- a CDS encoding ABC transporter ATP-binding protein yields MSNSHVAQRNVSVDEQHFEPSEQTVLTLADVGKSFGSECVLENLSFTVREGEILTLLGPSGCGKTTTLRLIAGLARPDEGEIRLNDTAVAGNGSFVEPETRGIGVVFQEFALFPHLTAAENVAFGLKDRPKAEREQRVEELLRLVGLTEHRESTPDQLSGGQQQRVALARSLAPEPEILLLDEPFSNLDVDLRVEMREEVRRIIKEAGVTAISVTHDQEEAFSISDRVAVMNDGRLEQIGTPEQVFQHPESRFVAGFLGHASFLSGTVSGDTVHTGIGAIPREQIHGLVAEYDETEIDVLVRPDDLVARPADEKQAGGHVVYRRYLGPTVLYRVELETGDVLECMHNHDARVSLGMPVTVSLAAGHELAWFPPDSRWRVDSPADD; encoded by the coding sequence ATGTCAAATAGCCACGTTGCACAGCGAAACGTCTCGGTCGATGAACAGCACTTCGAACCATCCGAACAGACCGTCCTCACGCTCGCCGACGTGGGCAAATCGTTCGGCAGCGAGTGCGTTCTGGAGAACCTCTCGTTTACCGTCCGCGAGGGTGAAATCCTCACCCTCCTCGGCCCCTCCGGCTGTGGGAAGACGACGACGCTCCGCCTCATCGCCGGTCTCGCCCGCCCCGACGAGGGTGAGATTCGGCTGAACGACACCGCCGTCGCCGGCAATGGGTCGTTCGTGGAACCAGAGACCCGCGGCATCGGCGTCGTGTTCCAGGAGTTCGCTCTCTTTCCTCACCTCACCGCCGCGGAAAACGTCGCCTTCGGCCTCAAAGACCGACCGAAAGCAGAGCGCGAACAACGCGTCGAGGAGCTCCTGCGGCTCGTCGGCCTCACCGAACACCGCGAGAGCACCCCAGACCAGCTTTCGGGCGGCCAGCAACAGCGCGTCGCTCTCGCCCGGTCGCTCGCCCCCGAACCGGAAATCCTCCTGCTCGACGAGCCGTTTTCCAACCTCGACGTGGACCTCCGCGTCGAGATGCGCGAAGAGGTCCGCCGCATCATCAAGGAAGCCGGTGTCACCGCGATTTCGGTCACCCACGACCAGGAGGAGGCCTTCTCGATCTCCGACCGTGTTGCGGTGATGAACGACGGCCGACTCGAACAGATCGGCACGCCAGAGCAGGTGTTCCAGCATCCAGAATCCCGCTTCGTCGCGGGCTTCCTCGGTCACGCCAGTTTCCTCTCCGGAACCGTCTCGGGCGACACCGTCCACACCGGCATCGGTGCGATTCCCCGCGAGCAGATTCACGGCCTCGTCGCGGAGTACGACGAGACGGAAATCGACGTTTTAGTGCGGCCAGACGACCTCGTCGCCCGCCCAGCGGACGAGAAACAGGCAGGGGGCCACGTCGTCTACCGCCGTTACCTCGGGCCAACAGTCCTTTATCGGGTCGAACTCGAAACTGGAGACGTATTAGAGTGCATGCACAACCACGATGCCCGCGTCTCCCTCGGGATGCCGGTCACGGTCTCGCTTGCGGCTGGGCACGAACTGGCGTGGTTCCCGCCGGACAGCCGCTGGAGGGTCGACAGCCCAGCGGATGACTGA
- a CDS encoding glycosyltransferase family 39 protein → MTEDTPASPSSTPPAGDSTRADERDTDPNSDFSDLKRAVLTSLAFALLGALVGVVIYVVATDLFPYHSSNHDEGVYLQQAALLLSGELWFATPLPDAFRPWFFVQDGFRLYPKYSPVPAAMFAIGMVLGEPRISLALIASGSALLVGALATEAFDERTGLLAMVVLLVSPLFLISSSVFLPYAPTFFLNLLFALGYVRAIRRRSYSYAALAGIAIGLAFFARPFTAVLFAIPFIVHALATVAVSLPAGEPLLTVTFRNGVIALLGGTGVALALAYNAAVTGSPFLFPFEAFAPLDGIGFGRRALLGYERMYTPTLALEANAHVIWEFATRWMPAGILGTALAALGIGATVGRDDIAVNPWSLSDGTLRWMLASLFVSISAGNVFFWGNANILARLETPADGLIAQFGPFYHFDLLLPIAVFGAAGILFLTDLARETTYARFDTSVARAILLVALVVSVPVVVSAEQSVLADPVAENRQYTERFEAAYEPFENQEFDNALVFMATPYGDWLNLPFQAVRNDAHLGGEAVYAIDRAPGDDFAVIQRYPDRNLYRYTFRGEWTPTPAPVKPAIQPLDVRNGSSHTVHTDVGVVSGAQSATVRIETSDGAMQYAYTGDLNESVALNWTITPQNASVVGENLRKLGSSSNETVALNGSDEAVMSVTFLQPGGSTVTYRQAVSVDAHPETNTVRVIWPPEKRVCRLRANCGYEGTYLKNATDYVSGVSFETNVTSQPAD, encoded by the coding sequence ATGACTGAGGATACGCCAGCGTCTCCGTCGTCAACGCCACCTGCAGGTGATTCGACCCGGGCAGACGAACGGGATACGGACCCCAATTCGGATTTTTCAGACCTGAAACGCGCCGTCCTCACGTCGCTCGCGTTCGCCCTCCTCGGTGCACTCGTCGGCGTCGTCATCTACGTCGTCGCTACTGACCTGTTTCCGTACCACTCCTCGAATCACGACGAGGGCGTCTACCTCCAGCAGGCAGCGTTGTTGCTCTCGGGCGAGCTCTGGTTCGCCACACCGCTCCCGGACGCCTTTCGCCCATGGTTTTTCGTCCAGGACGGCTTTCGCCTCTACCCGAAGTATTCGCCCGTGCCAGCGGCGATGTTCGCCATCGGAATGGTCCTCGGCGAACCGCGCATCAGCCTCGCGTTGATTGCGTCGGGGTCTGCCCTTCTCGTGGGCGCACTCGCCACGGAGGCGTTCGACGAGCGAACCGGCCTGCTCGCGATGGTCGTCCTCCTCGTGAGTCCGCTGTTTCTCATCTCCTCGTCGGTGTTCCTCCCGTACGCGCCGACGTTCTTCCTGAACCTGCTGTTCGCCCTCGGCTACGTGCGGGCGATTCGCCGCCGGAGCTATAGCTACGCCGCCCTCGCCGGCATCGCCATCGGCCTCGCCTTCTTCGCCCGGCCCTTCACCGCCGTTCTGTTCGCCATCCCATTTATTGTTCACGCCCTCGCTACTGTCGCCGTCTCCCTGCCCGCCGGTGAACCGTTGCTCACGGTCACCTTCAGAAACGGCGTCATCGCACTGCTCGGCGGAACAGGCGTCGCACTCGCGCTCGCGTACAACGCGGCCGTCACCGGGTCGCCGTTCCTATTCCCGTTCGAGGCGTTCGCCCCGCTCGACGGCATCGGCTTCGGGCGGCGCGCGCTGCTCGGCTACGAGCGCATGTACACGCCGACGCTCGCGCTCGAAGCCAACGCCCACGTCATCTGGGAGTTCGCCACGCGCTGGATGCCCGCCGGAATTCTCGGCACGGCGCTCGCCGCCCTCGGCATCGGCGCGACCGTGGGCCGTGACGACATCGCGGTGAACCCGTGGAGCCTCTCAGACGGTACGCTCCGCTGGATGCTCGCCTCGCTGTTCGTGAGTATCTCTGCCGGGAACGTCTTCTTCTGGGGCAACGCGAACATCCTCGCTCGTCTCGAAACTCCCGCAGACGGCCTCATCGCCCAGTTCGGGCCGTTCTACCACTTCGACCTGCTGTTGCCCATCGCAGTCTTCGGCGCGGCGGGCATCCTATTCCTCACAGACCTCGCCAGAGAGACGACGTACGCCCGATTCGACACCTCCGTCGCCCGCGCCATCCTGCTCGTCGCACTCGTCGTGAGCGTCCCCGTCGTCGTCTCCGCAGAGCAGTCCGTGCTCGCGGACCCGGTTGCGGAGAATCGCCAGTACACGGAGCGATTCGAAGCCGCGTACGAGCCATTCGAGAACCAGGAATTCGACAACGCCCTCGTGTTCATGGCGACCCCGTACGGCGACTGGCTCAACCTTCCCTTCCAGGCGGTGCGCAACGACGCACACCTCGGCGGTGAGGCGGTATATGCCATCGACCGCGCCCCGGGCGACGATTTCGCAGTCATCCAGCGCTACCCCGACCGGAACCTGTATCGCTACACCTTCCGCGGCGAGTGGACGCCAACCCCTGCACCCGTCAAGCCGGCGATTCAGCCACTCGACGTGCGAAACGGCTCCTCGCACACCGTCCACACCGACGTCGGCGTCGTGAGCGGGGCTCAGAGCGCGACGGTGCGCATCGAAACGAGCGACGGCGCGATGCAGTACGCCTACACCGGCGACCTGAATGAGTCGGTCGCGCTGAACTGGACCATCACCCCGCAGAACGCGAGCGTTGTGGGTGAAAACCTGCGAAAACTCGGTTCCTCGTCGAACGAAACGGTCGCGCTGAACGGGAGCGACGAGGCGGTTATGTCCGTGACGTTCCTGCAGCCGGGCGGGTCGACGGTAACCTACCGACAGGCCGTCTCTGTCGATGCCCATCCAGAGACGAATACGGTGCGGGTCATCTGGCCGCCAGAAAAGCGCGTCTGCCGCCTGCGGGCGAACTGCGGCTACGAGGGCACGTACCTAAAGAACGCCACCGATTACGTCTCCGGGGTCTCCTTCGAGACGAACGTCACCTCACAGCCGGCCGACTAG
- a CDS encoding dolichyl-phosphate hexose transferase: MSTHEAESFTFDDLAVVMGTYNEEEAIEAVCSDINEITDGKAEIVCVDGSSDRTPEIAREHGATVIEQEPQGYGIAVKEAVETPERPVIVTTDCDDTYPMERLPDFLEKINEGYDVVSGDRLYYGADEMPEFNRMGNEAFALLASTLMGKRVHDTTTGMRAYRRDVIQQTRWTENTGLSAELLMRPLMRDYRVYEMPIEYRERAGETKLDPLAGGAAIAKSIVKVAIEEHLR; the protein is encoded by the coding sequence ATGAGTACGCACGAGGCTGAGTCGTTCACGTTCGATGACCTCGCCGTCGTAATGGGGACGTACAACGAGGAAGAAGCCATCGAAGCCGTCTGTTCTGACATCAACGAAATAACGGATGGAAAGGCAGAAATCGTCTGCGTCGATGGCTCGTCGGACCGCACGCCCGAAATCGCCCGCGAGCACGGCGCGACGGTCATCGAGCAGGAACCACAGGGCTACGGCATCGCCGTGAAAGAAGCCGTCGAGACGCCGGAGCGCCCGGTCATCGTCACGACGGACTGTGACGACACCTACCCCATGGAGCGCCTGCCCGACTTCCTCGAAAAAATCAACGAGGGCTACGACGTGGTCAGCGGTGACCGCCTCTACTACGGCGCAGACGAGATGCCGGAGTTTAATCGGATGGGCAACGAGGCGTTCGCCCTGCTCGCGAGCACGTTGATGGGCAAGCGCGTCCACGACACGACGACGGGAATGCGTGCCTACCGCCGCGACGTCATCCAGCAGACGCGCTGGACCGAGAACACCGGTCTCTCCGCCGAACTGTTGATGCGCCCGCTGATGCGCGACTATCGCGTCTACGAGATGCCAATCGAGTACCGCGAACGTGCAGGCGAGACGAAATTAGACCCGCTCGCTGGCGGTGCTGCCATCGCGAAATCCATCGTCAAGGTCGCCATAGAAGAACACCTTCGCTAG
- a CDS encoding AI-2E family transporter, translating into MNGLSVGADRSRIGWWALGGALAALLLLAVRMYLGAFVLGLFVYYAVRPVDRRTTKVVESPGLAATATLLLVALPLLALIGYLASRLVVEMGTLSTDQFKTLVQPYVDVSTLAQNPRELVSMLRSREALQVGSTTFAILSSVLIQSFIALTFVFFLLRDDYRLADWFRSEIGGQNSAVYAYFSAVDRDLEAVYLGNTLTALAIGLLAVVTYNGYNLVAPAGLSIPFPTALALLTGVASFVPIVVGKLVYVPVSGYLSWLAIQGEGSLMYPVGLFVVSLVILDVIPQTFVQPYVAGRTIHVGLTVFAYILGPSLFGWYGLFLGPLLMVLMVQFVRIVFTELIHHKHVTPRVNAAEGLGSDPKQSSAGAFTEE; encoded by the coding sequence ATGAACGGGTTATCAGTCGGTGCAGACCGGTCACGAATCGGGTGGTGGGCGCTCGGGGGGGCTCTCGCAGCGTTGCTGTTGCTCGCCGTGCGAATGTATCTCGGCGCGTTCGTTCTCGGCCTATTCGTCTACTACGCGGTGCGACCCGTCGATCGCCGTACGACGAAGGTGGTCGAGTCGCCCGGCCTCGCCGCGACGGCGACATTGTTGCTCGTCGCCCTCCCGTTGCTCGCGCTCATCGGCTACCTCGCGTCGCGACTCGTCGTGGAGATGGGGACGCTCTCGACCGACCAATTCAAGACGCTGGTCCAGCCCTACGTAGACGTTTCGACGCTCGCGCAAAACCCCCGAGAGTTGGTGTCGATGCTCCGCTCACGGGAGGCGTTGCAGGTCGGGAGCACGACCTTCGCGATTCTCTCGAGCGTCCTCATTCAGTCGTTCATCGCGCTCACGTTCGTGTTCTTCCTTCTCCGCGACGACTACCGCCTCGCCGACTGGTTTCGCTCGGAAATCGGCGGTCAGAACTCGGCGGTATACGCCTATTTCTCTGCGGTAGACCGCGACCTCGAAGCGGTTTATCTGGGGAACACGCTGACCGCACTGGCGATTGGCCTGCTCGCCGTGGTGACGTACAACGGGTACAACCTCGTCGCTCCGGCGGGTCTCTCGATTCCCTTCCCGACGGCGCTCGCACTGCTCACGGGCGTTGCAAGTTTCGTCCCCATCGTGGTCGGGAAGCTCGTCTACGTCCCCGTGAGTGGCTATCTGAGCTGGCTGGCGATACAGGGAGAGGGGTCGCTGATGTACCCGGTTGGCCTGTTCGTCGTCTCGCTGGTGATTCTCGACGTCATCCCCCAAACGTTCGTCCAGCCCTACGTCGCCGGGCGGACGATTCACGTCGGGCTCACCGTCTTCGCCTACATCCTTGGGCCGTCGCTGTTCGGCTGGTACGGCCTGTTCCTCGGCCCCCTGCTGATGGTGCTGATGGTGCAGTTCGTCCGCATCGTGTTCACCGAATTAATTCATCACAAACATGTTACGCCACGGGTGAATGCTGCAGAGGGGTTGGGGTCAGACCCAAAGCAGTCGAGTGCGGGCGCATTCACCGAGGAGTGA
- a CDS encoding AMP phosphorylase, whose amino-acid sequence MELTAVEVDIGTRSPTILLNRADATELGVRPLDRVQLSHGDRISIGIVEVTDGLVSRGTLGVTRRLGHVAGVVDVTLAPRPVSVSFIRKKLDDVELEHHELRAIVEDIDADRLNDVELAAYVTGTYTNGLSLAETRSLTEIMTDVGESLVWKDPIIADKHSIGGVAGNRITPIVVSIVAAAGIKIPKTSSRAITSPAGTADTMAVFCPVEFTLAEIQQIVEQVGGCLIWGGGVNLSPVDDKIIRVETPLSLDPPGQIIASVLSKKKSAGSTHVVIDIPYGEGAKVRDLPNARELAEDFKRVGEHLGLTVECTITSGSAPIGRGIGPVLEARDVLAVLDGGGPKELRLKSLRIAEILLGCCTSDANASTLLESGAALAKFREIVAAQGGDPDVTIADLVPGGETVEVRADRAGVVTHIDNALVSELARRAGAPKDAGAGLYLNCTVGEHVEVGHPLFTIHAEHEAKLAEATQLLAVSEPVRVRSVGEALVERI is encoded by the coding sequence ATGGAACTCACGGCGGTGGAAGTGGATATTGGGACCCGTTCGCCGACGATTCTGCTCAATCGGGCCGACGCCACGGAACTCGGCGTCCGTCCACTCGACCGGGTCCAACTCAGTCACGGCGACCGCATTTCGATTGGAATTGTCGAAGTGACCGATGGACTCGTTTCTCGCGGCACGCTCGGGGTGACCCGACGGTTGGGACACGTCGCTGGTGTCGTGGACGTGACGCTCGCCCCCCGACCAGTCTCCGTTTCGTTCATTCGCAAGAAACTGGACGACGTCGAACTCGAACACCACGAACTGCGTGCCATCGTCGAGGATATCGACGCAGACCGACTGAACGACGTGGAGCTCGCTGCATACGTCACGGGGACGTACACGAACGGGCTCTCGCTTGCGGAGACGCGCTCGCTCACGGAGATAATGACCGACGTCGGCGAGTCGCTCGTCTGGAAAGACCCTATCATCGCCGACAAACACTCCATCGGGGGCGTCGCGGGCAATCGCATCACGCCAATCGTCGTCTCCATCGTCGCCGCGGCTGGAATCAAGATTCCCAAGACCTCCTCGCGAGCGATTACCTCGCCCGCCGGAACCGCGGACACGATGGCCGTGTTCTGCCCGGTCGAGTTCACGCTCGCAGAGATACAGCAAATCGTCGAACAGGTGGGTGGTTGTCTAATATGGGGCGGTGGCGTGAATCTCTCTCCCGTAGACGACAAAATCATCCGCGTCGAGACGCCCCTCTCGCTCGACCCCCCAGGCCAGATCATCGCCTCCGTCCTCTCGAAGAAGAAAAGCGCGGGGTCCACCCACGTCGTCATCGATATCCCCTACGGTGAGGGGGCGAAAGTGCGCGACTTGCCGAACGCGAGAGAGCTGGCGGAGGACTTCAAGCGCGTCGGCGAGCACCTCGGACTGACCGTCGAGTGTACGATTACGAGCGGGTCGGCCCCGATTGGCCGGGGAATCGGCCCCGTTCTCGAAGCCAGAGACGTCCTCGCCGTGCTGGATGGAGGTGGTCCCAAGGAACTCAGGCTGAAGAGTCTCAGAATCGCCGAGATACTCCTGGGCTGTTGCACTTCTGACGCGAACGCGAGTACGTTGCTCGAATCGGGAGCAGCGCTCGCGAAGTTCAGAGAAATCGTGGCCGCACAGGGTGGCGACCCCGACGTGACCATCGCAGACCTCGTCCCTGGCGGTGAAACCGTCGAAGTCCGGGCCGACCGCGCCGGTGTGGTGACGCACATCGACAACGCCCTCGTCAGCGAACTTGCCCGGCGGGCGGGCGCGCCAAAAGACGCCGGGGCGGGACTGTACCTGAACTGCACCGTCGGCGAGCACGTCGAGGTGGGTCATCCGCTGTTTACGATTCACGCAGAACACGAAGCGAAATTGGCGGAGGCAACGCAGTTGCTCGCCGTGAGCGAACCCGTGCGCGTGCGGAGTGTGGGTGAGGCACTCGTCGAACGAATCTGA
- a CDS encoding transcription initiation factor IIB family protein, translated as MTDTAAIRSYASDETFVSTEDKKRIVEPRACPECGGRLVDDAEHGETTCTQCGLVVTERQIDLGPEWRSIDDGEQTDASRVGAPATGLLHDKGLSTKISWQDVDGYGQTLSSRQRKRMNRLRTWDERFRTRNHSERNLMQALGEIDRMASALGLSKEVRETAAAIYRRALAAKLLPGRSIEGMATAALYAAARIEGTPRSIPEVTVVSRIDEMEFKRTYRYLTRELNLGVALATPEDYVGRFASALDLPDETVQKARELLRIGEEQVIHVGKSPTGLAAAAVYAAARLTGVKLTQDEVSAVADVSTVTIRVRYQELLEAAGEPR; from the coding sequence ATGACAGACACAGCAGCAATTCGCTCGTATGCGAGCGACGAGACATTCGTCTCGACAGAAGACAAGAAACGCATCGTCGAACCGCGTGCCTGCCCCGAATGTGGCGGTCGACTCGTGGACGACGCAGAACACGGAGAGACCACCTGCACACAGTGTGGACTGGTCGTCACCGAACGCCAGATAGACCTCGGACCGGAGTGGCGCTCCATCGACGACGGCGAGCAGACGGATGCGAGCCGTGTCGGCGCACCAGCCACCGGTCTCCTCCACGACAAGGGCCTGTCGACCAAAATCAGCTGGCAGGACGTAGACGGCTACGGCCAGACGCTCAGTTCCCGCCAGCGAAAACGCATGAACCGCCTTCGCACCTGGGACGAACGTTTCCGCACGCGTAACCACAGCGAACGTAACCTGATGCAGGCGCTCGGCGAAATCGACCGCATGGCAAGCGCTCTCGGCCTCTCGAAGGAGGTCCGTGAGACGGCAGCCGCGATTTACCGCCGAGCACTCGCCGCGAAGTTGCTCCCCGGACGTTCTATCGAGGGGATGGCAACCGCCGCCCTGTACGCCGCAGCGCGCATCGAGGGGACGCCTCGCAGCATTCCCGAAGTGACGGTGGTGAGTCGCATCGACGAGATGGAGTTCAAACGCACCTACCGTTACCTCACGCGTGAACTCAACCTCGGCGTCGCCCTCGCCACCCCCGAGGACTACGTCGGTCGCTTCGCCTCGGCACTCGACCTGCCAGACGAAACCGTCCAGAAAGCCCGCGAACTCCTGCGCATCGGCGAGGAACAGGTAATCCACGTCGGCAAGAGTCCGACCGGGCTCGCAGCGGCCGCGGTCTACGCAGCCGCCCGCCTGACGGGCGTGAAACTGACCCAGGACGAAGTGAGCGCCGTCGCAGACGTGAGCACGGTGACGATTCGCGTCCGGTACCAGGAACTGCTCGAGGCGGCCGGTGAGCCTCGCTAA